In Lathyrus oleraceus cultivar Zhongwan6 chromosome 2, CAAS_Psat_ZW6_1.0, whole genome shotgun sequence, the DNA window TTCAATGTCAGTACCAGATCATTgtgaaaaatataaaataattataaCTTTCCTTATTCTCTAATCGCCGTCATAATAAAGTTCGCGGCAGTCTTTTTTCCCACATCATTCTAATTGCAAAACTCAAATGATGTTAAAAATCGACATAAACTAATTGCCCAAAAAAGATAGTATAAATGTGAATCTCAGAGTCCAAGTACTTGGTGCTGGACTACTTCCAGCCATCAGACCATTCAGCCTCATCCGTGACAGGCTTAGGGAGCTCTGGGAAGGAATCTTGACCAGATTCTACATTGTTGGGTGTGTTCCAGCCATTAGAGCATCCACCATGACCAGATTCTACATTGTTAGGGGGCAATTTGTTCCAGCCATCAGACCATTCAGCTTGACCGGATTCTACATTGTTAGAATTCCACCCATCAGACCATTCAGCTTCATTGGTGACAGGTTTAGGGAGCTCTGACTGGAAGGAATCTTGACCAAATTCTACATTGTTTGAGGGCCATGTGTTATCTTCATTTAAACCAAAGCCAGAGTTCTCTCCAACATCCTCGTCAAAATGTTCTATCCTTTCTGGAAGAGCACAACCCAGATAGGATGAATTGTCCACACAGTGCCACAGCATTTGGCTCCAATGATGGTCCTGCCAAAAATGACAAGTGAAGAATGATTTCATAAACAACATGGTCTAGTCTAGTAAACAATCATAATTGGAACCTGTCTTTGTTTAGTAACAAACTTCTTTACATCTTTTCTAACCTTAATTATAAAACTAAACAAACTAACTAACTAGTTAATGTAGAAAGCGGTATAGCACATTGGTAAGCATCCGAAATGGAAATGAATAATGGAAATTAAACAAGTATTGCTTTAGAGGTACCTTTGACTTACGGGCAATGCAATCAATGAAAGGGTATATAAAAATGATTTATTCACACTAAAAAGTTGATAAAATTGAGTCATGGTTTGTTAAACAAAAGGCAGTACCTTGCATATAATATGGGGGTTTCCAATTATAACCAGCAATGAAATAGCACGAGTTATAGCCACATTAAACCTTCTATGGTTGCTCAAAAACCCAAGACAGTGGACTCTGTCAAACTCATTGTGTTTGATGGTTGATCGAACAGTTGATACAATGATAACATCTTTTTCTTGTCCTTGAAACTGCTCAACACTGCCAACTTTGACATCAGGCATTTCTAGATTTTCAAGCGTCTGTCTTATTTTCGATACTTGTTGCCTATATGGTGTTATAATGCCTATGTCTTCTTCAGTTATTTTACCACCAGCAATCAGCCTCTTAACAGTTTCTACAACCTTGCTTACTTCGATTCGGTTGAACCATGAAGGGTTATTCCCTTCTCTTTCATCGCATCCTTGGATACCAAAGAAAAGAACAGGGAAATCCTTATTAGGGAGAAAATCCGCAGTCATCGTGAAAGTTGTGGGATCTCTACATGCCATCAATTCCCCAAAATAGAACAGCTTTGAAGGGAGGTACAGAATCTCTGGGTGACATCGGTAGTTTTTCACCAGTTTTGTAATATAATTGGCATCTCCATTGCCATATAACTCACATTTAAACAATCGTTCCATGTAAGAAACCCCCAATTGATACTCATCTGCTTTCTTGGAAAATATTACCGGGCCTAACTGCAATGGGTCTCCAGCCAGAACAACAACAGTGTCTCTTCTGCAGAGATGGGCTATAGGGATCATGGTTTCAGGTTCTGAAGCTTGGCCAGCCTCGTCCAAGAAAATGTGAGAGAAGTGACCGCGGGAAACATCTTCTGCAAAAAGAAGAGATGCACTCATATATGTGGATACCACAATCCTATAATGTTTGAGGGCACTGACTGGGGGACACTTAAATATCATCTCGTCAAAGAATGAGAAACGAAGAAATTCAGACTTTACATCCTCATATGGCCTGGTAGTGGCATTGAGCCTAAATACTTCACTATCTCGAAATTCAATATCCTTTTCAGCAAGGAGTTTCTCCAGTATGTGGTCTGCTGCACTGTTTGAGGGGGCACAGACAAGAATACGAGTATTCTTATAATGTTGGTAGAGCTGGAGGATTGCTTCAACTATTGTCCTAGTCTTTCCTGTACCTGGAGGCCCGTGAATCACATAAGGCGGTGCACTTCTGCAACCCAGAATCATTTTGATAGAACGCATTTGCTCCTCATTTAAAGAACCAGAAATGGGAACCAGAGCAGTGGTTTTAATGCACCTTCTTCTGGATGTAGATGGAAAAAGAAACTCAGTTCCCAAGTTTTCTGCTGCCTCAACTGCTTGATATAACCTTCTCATATTGATCCTATTATACGTGAAGTGGACATTATAGAGATCTTCATCTCTATGGTAATAGTGaaattcatgatcaaatttcAAATAGACCTCGTCAGCTTCAACCCGGTGAATAAATCCCTGTATAAATTAAAATATCATTTTAGTTTTTGCATAAAGGGAATGATCCTGACTGTAAATACATTTTTATACTAATTGAAAGTaaatttgtgaaaaataaaaGATACCCGAAATCAATTAATAGCAGCATGCACTTCATACATACAGACACTGGTGGATTTATCTACTCTAAAGATTACACATACATACATGCAATTAGTGCTTTCTTAAAAAATACTCTAAATTTTTGGGTTGGGCTTAACTCAACTCAACCATACAAAACCGACTTGTAAGGTGAGAAATGCCTCCCACATATAAACTCATTACCAGACCTTATCTCATCCAATGTGAGACTCTTAACAATACTAATAATAAAAATACTGTTTCGTAGATTCTACAATTGTGTATTTACCATTTATATGCATATAAAGAATACCTAACAATGACATTGTGAAGTATATCCAAATGAATTGAGACAGCTTAGAAGATTGAAAAATGTTAGTGCCAAAGCAAATTAACTCAAACCAAAGGCGAGACCTACATAATATGAACACGGAGGAGTTAAAAACAAATGATCTTTGGTTAGCCTAGTGCATGGTCAACCGGCATATCAAAAGTGGATAATTGCTGGTGATATATCCTCTGTAAAAGAGACTCCTAGGAGGTTCTCaaagagaagaaaagagacagACATGTCAAATTTATTATATGAAGCAACcacttttttatttttatttttcaattatGTATTAATCACTAGCTTTAATTTTATTCAAGGTTTGAAACCTACATCCACTAAAATGGAAAGTCCACATAAGAGCTCAGTCCGTCATAGCTGCCTCAGGACCATCAATGCAGAGGTAGAATCCATAAGCTATAAATAAATAACCTCAGGGAATGCTATCAAATCAATGCATGTCTAATGTAATTTTCTTAAATACATTAACACCAATGAAAGGGCATTGTATGGTCAATGATCAAGATCCATGATAAGGACATCCACTCTTCTTAATACCTACAGAATACAGATCAGACTCCATTTATAACACTTCAAAAAATACAGAAACGTGTACATGATTACAGAATGCATCTGATAACTAGGTTTGAGGACCGAGTTCCAGTTCAACAAAGCTGAAGAATTGATTTATCCAAATGAGAAATGCCAAGTAATAATGTGGTGGTATGCAGACAAAATAAGAACCAAACCTGATAAACAGGTGCAGTGTTCTGGTCTTGTTCATAAGCCAGCTTGGCAAAGATATAATCCCCATGCACCAGTGATGGCCTTCTCTCAGCAAGCCCAGGTACCTCCAAGGACAAATAATTATTGCCTCTCGTTCTCATAGTTATACATTCCATATCATAAGTTCTCATATCATCCTGAAAGCAGAAGTCAATAGCAAACAATAACAGAAACATATGTCAGACTTGTTATCTTACTTTAGTTTCtttcatttaaaaaataaataaaaaagattaCCTCTAATTGTATCTCTTCCATTATGATTAGTGTTTTGAAATAAGACGCATAATTCCTTCTTGTAAGACCATCTTCAACGACTTGAGGGACCTGATTGTCCTCAAGCAAGAGTCTAATATCCTTGGGGACGTCATATCTTGGAAGCCTATTAACGTACTTTCGATTTGCCTTACCTGCAGGGCGTGAGCCGGGAACAAAAGAGTCAACAACAAATTTTTCTTTCTTCCTTCCTCTTGAATAAGGTCTGTTAGAAGCCAGAGATTTTGAGATCTTGTCTTCAACTAAGAGGAAAACCACCCTTTCAATTTTCTCATCTCCAATGTCAAAATACACTACAGATGAGTACATGCCCATGTCTTTTGTCTTGCAAGAGAGCCATATATTTAAGATCTCGCGAGGCTGAAGCATCCTGTCCTCCACTCTGAAAGATTCTAAAAAGCTCTCTGAATCTGAATTTTCCCGTGGAGGCTCCATGAGAGAAAGAGTAAAAGAGTCTGGAGGATTTGACGCAAAAATATGAACACTCCACAGGTCGATTGGTTCATCAGTAGTATTATTAACAGTTATTAGATCGACAGCAGTATCTCCAAGAAATACTGATTGAGGCTTCCCATTCACAAATGCAAACGGGACAGATACGACTACCGGAGCCCCGTCATCAGGAACGTAACTGCAAACAGATCTCTCTTCCTCAAAATCTAAAAATCCAATTTCAGCCTTATCCCCTATAACGGAGCATTCCTCGTCTGACCTGTATCCAACAGTACTCATTGCGAAAATGTTGCGTACTCCTTCCAAGTTTCAGTTCTGCAAAATATATCACCGAGAGATAAATAAATATGCATTGGATAAAATTTTCAGCAAAGGCAAAAAAATATATGAGAAAGATCTTGTTCCCCTTTAGAGTAAATTAAAATCATGAAATGAATACAAATTCTCTTCTTTTACCAACTAACTAACAAAAGCTCGAGAGGATCTTGTTCAAAGAGAGACTCTGCATATGTTGTAAATCCCAAATAGTGACGCAAAGCGGCCAATTTCGAAACTGAGATAATGGTATAACATGTAGGGTTATGACAAGTAACAAAGAAGGAAAAAGTTGTCACTGATCAAGAAACCGAAAGAGCGAAACAAGTTCTTCATTAATGATACTTAGGCCCATCATTCGACTTTTTAAAAAGCCCAATATGTTAAATCCTAAAAAAGTCCATATGTGCCAAACCCTAAAACTGATGCCCTCTATGTACAACATCTCATCTCCTATTGCAGCAACCTACTTGCCATCTTGCGTGCACGTCATGACACCGGCCACCACAGCCGCAACATGAAAACATACTGCACAGCATTTAGCATTGCACCAGAGCAAACATCAATTCCACTCCATAATGATGCGCCCTAACCGACCCTAATAACAACATACATGATAATACATGAAGACATACACAAACCCAAAGTACATTGGTGTAAAAATGGTACCAATAACTTAAATCTACACTAAAATCCATGCATTTGTATAACAAACAAAATCATCAAATTATAGTTTGATAGAAGAACCTAAATAATAGAATCACATACACAAGAATATAGTAGTATAATCTTGTTAAAACATAATGTCATAACTTGCAATGCTATATTTAGTTCTTCGATATTTCATTCTAATTTATTCATTTAAAATCACTCTGATCAATAAATACCCTAATAAGAGGAAATAAAATCATGCATATTGAAGAAAAAATTGAAGCAAGAATAGTAAGCATAGATTGCGATGAACATGTGAAAGTGAAAAGAATTAAAAAAAGCATTACGATAAAAGAGAGGGTTTTGGAGTTTTGCTTACAGTTTATTGCAGTGTATGAAAACCCCAAGTGACGAAATGAAGAGACAACTCTTTTCTCTCACTTCGTTCGAATCATCAtcataattataaataaataaataaataaactaCTTTTCTTCTACTTCTTTTTACTCCGAAATGTACCAACAAAATTCAGGATTAGAACTTTGCTATAACTAAATTTAGTACTAGGACGTCAATCCCCTTTCAACATTTAAGGTTTTCTCAATAGCGTAAAAAATCACAAATATCCCTAGCGTTCGAAGACCAATGCACCTTTATTTTAGGGCAAATTGGTGAGCACCCTATTTTACATATTTGATAATTTTTTAGATGCATATCTGTATTAAACTTTAATATTCAGGAAATATATCTTCGGTCGATCTTTCAATTGTTGCATTCACTTCAATTCAATCATTTGATGAGAAACGGTAAAATATACTCCACATAATTTTTAAATCTTCATATGTCTTCTGTTCAAGCATGGTGAAACGTATCTTCCCTTTGTTGTCAATTGAGAGTGAACAATACTCGAGTTTGACAACTCTCTGATTTTCTATATATCGCGTGAGAGTATATTCAGTTTGAATTTCAGATCGACGGGTAGTATGTCCTCAGAGACCCCTAAATTGAAGTGGAGGATTGCGCCATTGAAATCCACAAATACATGATGGGAATATGTATTCATTCTGGTTTTTTTAAAGGACGTAGAATAAGAAACCTCTATTTATACAAGTTGCAGAACATTGTGGACCTTAGAAACCTTATCCTTTCATTAGGACATATTTTGGATATGCATATCCAGACATGTCctttttttttacaaaataagAGTGTGTTTGGAGATGTACATCTATAAAAGCCCCTGTTTGTGTTTTTACAATTAAAATTGGATGTGTCCAAAGATGCATATCCGGATCCACCCATAATAGAACCAATATTGATATAGAACCAGTCAAACACACCTAAAAAGAAAATTTGGGATATTGTCCAAATTTTACCTCTGAATTCTATAACATTAAAGTAGAATAGACATTATGTACGTTACAAATTGTACCAAGATTACATCATTACATACAAAAAAGCGAGTTACATTGTTAGATTACAACTAAAATATATCAAAACATGTGTCACTACCTAAATATATTGGTTGTTCCATCTTTGACCTTTCCTTATTTGATTATATTTCAATGTCGCTCAACTTGATGAACTCTTCCATCCTTTCTAGAAAGTGATCCGATCAAGTTTCAGAATCTTAGGTGAAATGTGTCGTCCACTTTGATGGTATCTTTGACCAGGTTTACCTTTATCCCTCTTTCTGTCAGATTATTCCCTAAAAACTTCTTATATCTTACTCTAAAGATGCATTTCCTTGAGTTCAATTGCATCATGTATTTTGTTACCTCCCTGAATATGGATTCTAGGTGGGTTGTTTGCTTTTCTTGCTCTTTAGATTTGATGACCATATCATTCATGCAAACCTCCAACATTCTTCTATTTGATTTTTGAATACCATGTTCATCATTTATTGGTATGTTATCCCAACATTCTGGAGGTTGAGGGCATGACCTTGTAGCAAAAGTTCCCTTTATCAGTCATTAAGGTTGTCTTGCTTCGACCAAGAAGGTTCATTGGTATCTAAGTATATCTTGAGTAGGCATCCATAAAGGGTTAGAGTTTAAATCATTATGATTTTTCTACGATTTTATCAATGTTGGGAAGCGAGTAAGAGTCTTTCAGACATACCATATTTAGATCAGAATAGTCAAAGCATAAATGACACTTCTTGTTGGCTTTCTTTACTAATACTAAGTTGGGGAGCTAGGTTATGTGTCTTGCTTCTATTATGACTCCAAATTTAAGATATTTGTCTATGACCTTCTTCTTGGCTTCCTTTCCCATGATTATTTCCGTCTATGATATGCCACATAAATGGCGTATTCTCCATGGGCCAAGGCATGGAATGCTACCTTCAGGCTATGACCGAGAATCTCCTTTGCTGACCATGAAAATAATTtagagttcctttgaaaataTTCATTTAATGCCTCGCGCATAGGTATGGGTAGACCAGCATATATCTTGATGGTTTCCAATGGATTCCCCCTTACATAAATGGGGGTAAAATCTCTTATTGATTCAGGTCTCTCTGCCTTCTTTTGGGCTTTTGGTAGCGTAACCTTGTCATCTTCCTGAGCTTCATGTGGAAATGTTTCTTATATACAAGAATCTAATTTTATGGCTTTTTCTTCCTTTTCACCCAGGTCTTGCGGCtctttgatgtttatttgctTTGTAGGAAGAGCTAGGAAGCAAGCTCGTGTTGATGCCAAGTCGGCTTACAACAACACAATTTGATTTTCCAAAGTGTGGAATTTGATTTTTAAATGTATAGTTCTGGAAATTGCCCATAAATTTTCCAACTAAGGTTGCTCGAGGATATAATTGTAGATGAAGTCACACCTTACGGTCAAGAGTTTTATCGAGATTGTTCTAATCTTATAATTGGTCCCAAATGTCGTCGAAAGTTTCGTGTATCCCAAGGGTATTGTGATTTTCTCGTTGAAGCCCGAAAAATTTCCATTATAATATGTTTAAAGGATGAAACATACACTTAGCTTATGATATGCTTCAGTGTACATAATATTGCACGAGCTTCCCTGGTCCGCCACTATGTGTCGAATGTCACAAACAACCATCATCACCCAGAAAATAATGGGTATCTGATGATTTAAGACATTGTTGACTAACTCTTTGTCTTAGAAAGAAAGTTGGGGTATTTCACTAGTGTGAGAGTTTTTTATAAGTAAGCTTCCTTGTGAGAGGAGGAAATATCTCTTTCAGGGTGTGTGTGAAAATCATCGATAAGGAGACTTAGAAGGTGATTATTTGTTTATTTCAATGGTAGACCTTCCAAGTCGATGTGAGATCATATGTTATTTTTTAATGGTCAAAAAgtacatgtgtgtgtgtgtgttccCCCTACAAGGGCGTGGAGACTTAGAGGCCTTAATAGGTGTATATCACGTTTTGATGGTGAGGGTTTTCTCATGCCAGCGAGAAGCCTTGTGTCGTAGCTTTTGAGATTGTTGAGGGGACTAACTCGCGTGAGGTGAGAGACCCTGTTAATGTTCGGCACTGCTTGATTGCAAGCGGGCGGTTCGAATAATTGTGTGTTATGGTTATAAGGAGCATGGTGCTCTTTTAGGCAGTAGAATGTGGATATGACTTAAAGTTTGTCCCTTTTCCCTTTGAGGGGTGATATATTTATAGGAGTCTATAGGAACTAGGGGTTTTCATCGTTTTTCGTGGTCTTAATCGCTCCCTTCTTATTAGGGGGTTATTTGACCATCTATATTTGGGGAGATTAGCGAAGACTCATACTTCCTTAGTAGGCAGAATGATTGTTTGGGGCGAGGGCGCCTTAGTCTAGAATTttacaaatataacactacataGTCCCTTAAGCACAAAGACTTTTCTTTAAGGGTGAAGTGTTTAAAAACTACTCCCATCTTTTAGAAGTACATCCCTCGCCCTATTGTAGGTTCCCTTGAGTGGGAATGGTTGCATCCTGCAGAGGCGTTCTTCCCTCAGAGGTTAGTCCCTTAGTCGTAGGGTGAATCCTTCGACTGAAGGTGTTGGGGTTAGCGGGCGAGTCCCTTATCTAAGGGCGCGAGAACTAGTAGGCGAGTCCCTCAACAAAAGAGAACTTTTGTGGTATATGCGCTAAAAATCATGGAGAAACATGTTTGTTTTGAGGTGATGTTACAAGACGTCTAAATGTCAGTCACTTTGGCTAGATTGAGTGTTTAAGGGGAAGATGCACGGGCAACATCTAATGCACCTCATGATGGAGTTTATCGAGAAAACAAATTTGTTTCTCATCTTCACACGTTGCTTCCAGACATGGACACTTTCCTGCTTCTGGTGGTCATCTATGGGTGATCGTGTGAACCCGTTTCTCTGGACTTCTTATATATTTTTTAGAAGCATCATTCAACTCCCTCTTTTTACATAGAAGCATTTCTAGGTTAGATTTTGTTCCCTTGAGCTTCCATTTTTATCGGTTATGGCGAGGAAAACTAAGCGTATCCATGTTCAAGATATTATTTCCTTGTATTCCACTAAGGACATGATTAACAAGTTCCATCATGGCATAGACTTTTCTAGTATAGGATGCGAGAGAGACATGCTCATGGAACATTGCTCGAGGGATGAGAGGGAAAACATGGATATCTCTAGTGATTCATTTGCTCTTTACTTCTACCTTCATTTCCCTTTTATCTATGAGTTGGGGGATTTGGTCCCTTTCTCTTCTTTTGAAATAAAAACCTTAACTACCACAAATGTGACCCCTCCCTAGTTACTCCAATTGTTTGGGGTATACTTAAGGCTTTTAAGTTAATTTGCTATAACTTAGGGGTATCCCCCTTCTGTTATGGTGCTTTCGTATTTCTACAGGATGAAGTTTCTTTCCAACAACGGCTAGACAACATTGTGCCCATTTCCCAAGGTACGTTTGTTGAAGCCTTTCGCCAACCTTATGAGGATTGAAAAGACAAACTCATTAGAATAAGTGGGAGAAAAACACTTCTCATATTACCGCTAGAGTTGGAGGAGAGGCTATGTTTGCCCCATCTTGGACATAGGATCCTAAATTCATCGCAAGGGTGGATTCACATGTCCTTTCTCATCTGGATTGTGAACTGATTCAGGTTCTGGAGTGCTTTTACCCCCTGGAATACAACACCCTCATCATCCGAGACCATAAAGACGACGACAATGTTGAGGAGTACTTAGGTACGGGTAAGTACTTTCTTATTCTTGTTTCATTATATGGatgtttttgatgattttttaTTTGCATGCAAGATTATGGTGGTGTTAATTGAAGAAATACGGGAGCGCCTAGTAAAGATGCAGACAGCTCAGCAGCGAGCAGTGTTATCTTTTGCTCCCAGTCATACTGACGTCCAAGGGGTGGTGCGAGGTGAAACTTCGAGGGCAAGCGATTCTCCCTCTTAAGGTTCCCAGTAGGGAAAATAACTCTTTTGGGTCGCCAAGGAACCAAAAGGGGAGGCTCGAGGCGGTGAGAATAGTGGACACTCCAATTTCCTTTGAGCCTTATCTATCGAACAACAATGCCTTTAATGTCATGGATTTTTGCGGTCGTTTTTTCTCCTTCTCTAAGAACTTCTTGGGTGATTACCAACTCCTTTCTGCTATGTACCTCACTTAATTGTATACTTTGCTAGAGACCCATCTTGGGGATCCACCATATGTAATATCCTCCATGGGCGGCAGGGATCCCATATCTAGGATACAACATATGTAATCACTTCGGCGACAAGGATCCCATCTTAGGGATCCAACATATGTAATATCTTATGCGGAAAGGATCCCATCCTGGGGATCCAACATATGTAATCGCCTCCATGGGCGGAAATGATTGCATCTTGGGGATCCAACGCATGTAATCTCCCTCATGGGCGGAGGAGATCCCATCTTGGGGATCCAGTGTATGTAATCGCCTCCATGGATGGAAAGGATCCCATCTTGGGATCCAACATACGTAATCGTCTCCATGGGCGACAAGGATCCCATCTTGGGGATCCAACATATGTAGTCGCCTCCATAAGAGGCTTCCTTTTGAGCTTGGACTTCCTGCAAAGATATGGAATAACAACCCGATATAGAAACATAAAAGTGAGATGCCTCATTAAAAACCTCGCTCCATGGAAAGTGCGAACGGAAAACAGTGCACCTCGACAAACAACTTGTTCTTGCAATCAACTGAGTTTTAATACTTGCCTTTGAAAAACTGTCAACTTAAACAAATAACAACATAAAAATGACTACATTAATAACTAAAGGAGAAAGAGGGAATTCCCTCCCGACCTCAAACTTCATTGTCCCGCGAGGTTGGATAAGAAGCTTCCTTGCTCTTGCTCGACTCTTAGGGGGGCGTTATCCCAGAGTTGGATTTCTTTATTTTCACGCTTGGAAAGCGCACCATTTTTTAACTTGAGGTTATATGCATAACACTTTCCGACGATCTCCTAATCTCCTTAGACAACCCCTACTCGCCCATTAGGGATTGGATATTTCATGCATAAATACAAAGTAGATAAAGTTGCTCCTAGTCGGTTAAAGGTtgttgtcatacggtgaactgactttgtgtgtttttgctttggaaagcaaatgtcgcggatagcaagagtcgccaccgacttttcttttatccaataaggaaaggtggaaaagaacaggaaagaccttaattagattttgggttcgggaggtacattatacaaagggaaggtgttagcaccctttgtatccatggttatccatgggctcttaattgcttgatcacttatatttttcttgtctgaaaaagtgtttgtgaattgcttagaaaatgttttgaaaagagagtttaactttgtaataATTCTCGTACGAATctatacaaagtatttatctcgtttgattttgaaagctatttagaaaaatgtaacttggcaatgattctagtatgaatgtataccaaatggtgattttctagtagatgttttgcaaagtgtgaggtgtgaaaagtattctaagttgtgattcagcatttaaga includes these proteins:
- the LOC127120922 gene encoding probable RNA helicase SDE3, coding for MSTVGYRSDEECSVIGDKAEIGFLDFEEERSVCSYVPDDGAPVVVSVPFAFVNGKPQSVFLGDTAVDLITVNNTTDEPIDLWSVHIFASNPPDSFTLSLMEPPRENSDSESFLESFRVEDRMLQPREILNIWLSCKTKDMGMYSSVVYFDIGDEKIERVVFLLVEDKISKSLASNRPYSRGRKKEKFVVDSFVPGSRPAGKANRKYVNRLPRYDVPKDIRLLLEDNQVPQVVEDGLTRRNYASYFKTLIIMEEIQLEDDMRTYDMECITMRTRGNNYLSLEVPGLAERRPSLVHGDYIFAKLAYEQDQNTAPVYQGFIHRVEADEVYLKFDHEFHYYHRDEDLYNVHFTYNRINMRRLYQAVEAAENLGTEFLFPSTSRRRCIKTTALVPISGSLNEEQMRSIKMILGCRSAPPYVIHGPPGTGKTRTIVEAILQLYQHYKNTRILVCAPSNSAADHILEKLLAEKDIEFRDSEVFRLNATTRPYEDVKSEFLRFSFFDEMIFKCPPVSALKHYRIVVSTYMSASLLFAEDVSRGHFSHIFLDEAGQASEPETMIPIAHLCRRDTVVVLAGDPLQLGPVIFSKKADEYQLGVSYMERLFKCELYGNGDANYITKLVKNYRCHPEILYLPSKLFYFGELMACRDPTTFTMTADFLPNKDFPVLFFGIQGCDEREGNNPSWFNRIEVSKVVETVKRLIAGGKITEEDIGIITPYRQQVSKIRQTLENLEMPDVKVGSVEQFQGQEKDVIIVSTVRSTIKHNEFDRVHCLGFLSNHRRFNVAITRAISLLVIIGNPHIICKDHHWSQMLWHCVDNSSYLGCALPERIEHFDEDVGENSGFGLNEDNTWPSNNVEFGQDSFQSELPKPVTNEAEWSDGWNSNNVESGQAEWSDGWNKLPPNNVESGHGGCSNGWNTPNNVESGQDSFPELPKPVTDEAEWSDGWK